A window of the Streptomyces sp. NBC_00454 genome harbors these coding sequences:
- a CDS encoding thiopeptide-type bacteriocin biosynthesis protein: MPTTTTTATTPTSNPTPAPAPAPAPATTAWQSLHVFAHGDRTTADHLYLAAAAEGRRAAEGGLATGWFALRYWEGGPHVRLRLRDARPGAADAVAVRLAATTGTLPGAAPLDPGAFYAHTADPDGARNLGWQPSGTVLRPTYQPETERYGGPRAMPLGEELFQLSSEVAAAALPAVLTGTSRTGAALGLLAGHVAGLLDAGFDELTVAAVLRRYALSWATLPGAPRVDVAAARSRAEAEHDQRPEQFRTAVTRLRGRFTDWTGTGAGAGAGTGTAAGTSTASGTGLPGRWAAAVTTYARDLEAIGDDLRHGPWPALTSQWHMLANRLGVPVADEAFLAWLASLALAGAAGPDALHATGRMAATDFLQAAKFRRGAMGRQAPRKETDRPDPAAARDLLPGAPVPLPAADPARLAAPDLADALGLRRSAYGRFGGELDAADLGTLLGLAAGVTATVDVEEAGRPVRLDLYAHPSAGAVRPVLLDVIVQRVAGIAPGAYRYLPGSHSLAPRTAVDTTALLAASPYTEPRDGGLRPVAADEAPVLLLLGIAPAAITPRYGQRGIRFALLEAGHLAQNLLLTATALGLKTLPIGGFYDDELAVAAGWDGLFTQPLYLVPVGVNP; this comes from the coding sequence ATGCCCACCACCACGACCACGGCCACCACCCCAACCTCAAACCCAACCCCGGCCCCGGCCCCGGCCCCGGCCCCGGCTACGACCGCGTGGCAGTCCCTGCACGTCTTCGCACACGGCGACCGCACCACCGCCGACCACCTGTACCTCGCCGCCGCCGCGGAGGGCCGCCGGGCCGCCGAAGGCGGTCTCGCCACCGGCTGGTTCGCCCTGCGGTACTGGGAGGGCGGACCCCACGTCCGGCTCCGGCTGCGCGACGCCCGGCCGGGCGCGGCCGACGCCGTCGCCGTCCGTCTCGCGGCCACCACCGGCACCCTTCCGGGTGCCGCGCCGCTCGACCCCGGCGCCTTCTACGCCCACACCGCCGACCCGGACGGGGCCCGCAACCTCGGCTGGCAGCCGTCCGGCACGGTCCTGCGGCCGACTTACCAGCCGGAGACGGAGCGCTACGGCGGCCCCCGCGCCATGCCGCTCGGCGAGGAACTGTTCCAGCTGTCCAGCGAGGTGGCCGCCGCCGCCCTCCCCGCCGTCCTGACGGGCACCTCCCGGACCGGAGCCGCCCTCGGGCTGCTCGCCGGCCACGTCGCCGGTCTGCTGGACGCGGGCTTCGACGAGCTCACCGTCGCCGCCGTGCTGCGCCGGTACGCACTGTCCTGGGCCACCCTGCCCGGGGCACCCCGGGTGGACGTCGCAGCCGCCCGGTCCCGTGCCGAAGCGGAACACGACCAGCGGCCCGAGCAGTTCCGCACGGCGGTGACCCGGCTGCGCGGACGGTTCACCGACTGGACCGGGACCGGAGCAGGAGCCGGGGCGGGGACCGGGACCGCGGCCGGGACCTCGACCGCATCCGGGACCGGGCTGCCCGGCCGCTGGGCCGCCGCCGTGACCACGTACGCCCGTGACCTGGAGGCCATCGGCGACGACCTGCGCCACGGTCCGTGGCCCGCGCTGACCAGCCAGTGGCACATGCTGGCCAACCGGCTGGGCGTGCCGGTCGCCGACGAGGCGTTCCTCGCCTGGCTGGCGAGCCTCGCGCTGGCCGGCGCGGCCGGCCCGGACGCCCTCCACGCAACCGGCCGCATGGCGGCCACGGACTTCCTCCAGGCGGCCAAGTTCCGGCGCGGCGCGATGGGCCGCCAGGCCCCCCGCAAGGAGACGGACCGCCCCGACCCGGCCGCGGCCCGCGACCTGCTGCCCGGCGCCCCCGTCCCGCTGCCGGCCGCCGACCCGGCCCGGCTCGCCGCCCCGGACCTCGCGGACGCCCTCGGGCTGCGGCGCAGCGCCTACGGCCGCTTCGGAGGCGAACTGGACGCCGCCGACCTGGGCACCCTGCTCGGCCTCGCCGCCGGGGTCACCGCCACCGTGGACGTGGAGGAGGCCGGCCGACCGGTCCGGCTCGACCTGTACGCGCACCCCTCCGCGGGCGCCGTACGCCCGGTCCTGCTCGACGTCATCGTGCAGCGGGTGGCCGGAATCGCCCCGGGCGCCTACCGCTACCTGCCCGGCTCGCACTCCCTCGCCCCCCGTACCGCGGTGGACACCACCGCCCTGCTCGCCGCCTCCCCGTACACCGAGCCGCGCGACGGCGGGCTGCGTCCGGTGGCTGCCGACGAAGCCCCCGTCCTCCTGCTGCTCGGCATCGCCCCCGCCGCCATCACCCCCCGGTACGGGCAGCGCGGGATCCGCTTCGCCCTGCTCGAAGCGGGCCACCTCGCCCAGAACCTGCTCCTCACCGCCACCGCCCTCGGCCTCAAGACCCTCCCGATCGGCGGCTTCTACGACGACGAACTCGCCGTCGCCGCCGGCTGGGACGGCCTGTTCACCCAGCCGCTGTACCTGGTCCCGGTCGGGGTGAACCCGTGA
- a CDS encoding TOMM precursor leader peptide-binding protein: MSPLTTGAPTGAPPTTGDTLTAAPAPTGPRSTAAPARQRLLDELRAWAAGQAPAPEVVGFDGSPAERASTLDNSAREQGRTTLAARLIGDVLQLGPLLPPDGRACLLCADSRHRAVLDDTGLNPAETGAGPEVADDLGRALPGAHWLPALPDLLDELRGRTEACDEATGRPVLCLDLVTGTLTWHRLTPVVGCRGCDRGEEDPQPGPFVPRTMSGPGSLRCQEVPDGERLERLLVDHRFGPMRRAYRDAFAPGALVGVEVALPNVHRRLWGYGRGDDHAGARTVGLLEAVERESGCRPQRRHRRVTASYRDLGAAALDPAVLGLPAAGYENHPATILDPYRPDTVTTWVPAWSHAEQREVLVPEHVAHYGVPSRPDQAMFLYECSNGCAVGSNREEATLHAALELLERDAFLLRWYAREAAPPIVPEALTDPTALLFRQRALAEGYEVHLFDATTDTGVPVVQALAIAADRPDAASFSAAGAHFDPQRAARAALLEVVVMILLQGRRPTVDREQRLRMLEDPTLVRDMEDHVALYTLPEALHRFDYLLDSGLPATDLGDRQDAWERTRRSDDLTGLLTRVLDEMTAAGMPPVVVDLTSRRDAALGLSTVKLIAPGAVPVTFGHVHHRTTGLPRLDRARARTGHRGAPLPHPFP, from the coding sequence ATGAGTCCTCTGACAACCGGGGCGCCGACAGGCGCTCCCCCGACCACGGGCGACACCCTCACCGCCGCGCCCGCGCCGACCGGGCCGCGCTCCACCGCCGCGCCCGCCCGGCAGCGGCTCCTGGACGAGCTGCGCGCCTGGGCGGCCGGACAGGCACCGGCGCCGGAGGTCGTCGGCTTCGACGGATCCCCGGCCGAGCGGGCGAGCACGCTCGACAACTCCGCCCGGGAGCAGGGCCGCACGACCCTGGCGGCCCGCCTGATCGGCGACGTCCTCCAGCTCGGCCCGCTCCTGCCCCCGGACGGCCGGGCCTGCCTGCTCTGCGCCGACAGCCGGCACCGGGCCGTGCTCGACGACACCGGGCTCAACCCCGCCGAGACCGGGGCGGGCCCGGAGGTCGCCGACGACCTCGGCCGCGCCCTGCCCGGGGCGCACTGGCTGCCCGCCCTGCCCGACCTGCTGGACGAGCTCCGCGGGCGCACCGAGGCCTGTGACGAGGCGACCGGCCGGCCGGTGCTCTGCCTCGACCTGGTCACCGGGACGCTGACCTGGCACCGGCTCACCCCGGTGGTCGGCTGCCGGGGCTGCGACCGGGGCGAGGAGGACCCGCAGCCCGGCCCCTTCGTGCCGCGGACCATGAGCGGCCCCGGTTCGCTGCGCTGCCAGGAGGTACCCGACGGGGAACGGCTGGAACGGCTGCTGGTCGACCACCGCTTCGGCCCCATGCGCCGCGCCTACCGGGACGCCTTCGCCCCCGGCGCGCTGGTCGGCGTAGAGGTGGCCCTGCCGAACGTGCACCGGCGGCTGTGGGGATACGGCCGCGGCGACGACCATGCCGGTGCCCGGACCGTAGGGCTCCTGGAGGCGGTCGAGCGCGAGAGCGGCTGCCGCCCGCAGCGCAGGCACCGGCGGGTCACCGCGAGCTACCGGGACCTCGGCGCGGCCGCCCTCGATCCGGCCGTCCTCGGGCTGCCCGCGGCCGGGTACGAGAACCATCCGGCCACGATCCTCGACCCGTACCGGCCCGACACCGTCACCACCTGGGTGCCGGCCTGGTCCCACGCGGAGCAGCGGGAGGTCCTGGTACCGGAGCACGTGGCGCACTACGGGGTGCCCTCGCGCCCGGACCAGGCGATGTTCCTCTACGAGTGCTCCAACGGCTGCGCGGTGGGCTCCAACCGGGAGGAGGCCACCCTGCACGCGGCGCTGGAGTTGCTCGAACGGGACGCCTTCCTGCTGCGCTGGTACGCCCGCGAGGCGGCGCCGCCGATCGTCCCCGAAGCGCTCACCGACCCGACCGCACTGCTCTTCCGGCAGCGGGCCCTGGCCGAGGGGTACGAGGTCCACCTCTTCGACGCGACCACGGACACCGGCGTTCCGGTGGTCCAGGCCCTGGCGATCGCCGCGGACCGTCCGGACGCCGCCAGCTTCTCGGCCGCCGGCGCCCACTTCGATCCGCAGCGCGCCGCCCGTGCGGCGCTGCTGGAGGTGGTCGTGATGATCCTGCTCCAGGGCAGGCGCCCCACCGTGGACCGGGAGCAGCGGCTGCGGATGCTGGAAGACCCCACGCTGGTACGGGACATGGAGGACCACGTGGCGCTGTACACCCTCCCGGAGGCCCTGCACCGCTTCGACTACCTGCTGGATTCCGGCCTTCCCGCCACGGACCTGGGCGACCGTCAGGACGCCTGGGAACGGACCCGGCGCAGCGACGACCTGACCGGCCTGCTCACCCGGGTGCTGGACGAGATGACGGCGGCGGGGATGCCGCCGGTGGTCGTCGACCTGACGAGCCGGCGCGACGCCGCCCTCGGTCTGAGCACCGTCAAGCTCATCGCGCCCGGCGCGGTGCCGGTGACCTTCGGGCACGTCCACCACCGCACCACCGGCCTGCCCCGGCTGGACCGGGCCAGGGCCCGCACCGGCCACCGCGGCGCACCGCTGCCGCACCCGTTCCCGTAG
- a CDS encoding lantibiotic dehydratase, with protein sequence MPRAATTHPAGPDAATAGAARTGAAPWVLVRANLVTAPPRPRLHHHELENLHLLRGERHRDARALLAALYPLGSRDQQPELRRAAVALARRIQRDLDSAAALPAVPPAPGDELPEDIRALAEQWRTALGVEREALARLSTLVGEQLAGERAWLSRTLADPALQLAATMSSASLAATARRYAAAAGAPDKQLRKREPRLLRTAARALHRTSPFSHYTAVGLAWDGSRRGELPLSDGPLDLDPATGLGIRLTTDLAALHRLVRARLAALGGAEPLTAASLTADDGTTVAFQQPVDDAGGQSRIVDGRSRTVTLRATLAVRAVLGALTAGPRTRGELAALLSGGDPERTPRAAALVDQLLAAGALRRWDPVDPDDADPVRDAAQRLRALVIPGGDALADDLAAIADATDALHPRHGSGDRAAAVEALAQAWSAAGATPARPAYEDVSAARPVAFPTAAWTEVQDDLAALTAVADIFDNTHIGHAILHRSLAAEVGVGGLIPFAELARRLPEFLAGQSLDRDRLVAEVCAGYPAVAKLVELRAQAAAELAAAGRAGQREVVWTPARLRRWAESVPRELRRERQALAYFVQPTGQSTRPDGTPRIDGAVLNAVHDGYAQMTSRFLSGWGDGVVAEVRARLAELLGPDAVELRPVHGFNANVHPPLLDRSFTTTDRPRPELPGGSVLDPATLSIRVGADTLSAEDAAGRPVHPAYFGFLVPFLLPARDAALYMLGRGPLVRMDLGADVERESDPAAIVHHPRVTAGRVVVTRRAWTMPAGAFPVRGPGDDDTTALLAMEAFRLRHGIPARVFVRAEPQAEGAWQQFVAMRTKPVPVDLRSMLDLRSLPAWTAGAARIRVTEALPDTEDRPTDLLTGDRCTEYVLETVVAPGPAPREDS encoded by the coding sequence ATGCCGCGTGCAGCGACCACCCACCCGGCGGGGCCCGACGCGGCCACTGCCGGGGCAGCCCGGACCGGGGCGGCGCCCTGGGTCCTGGTGCGTGCCAATCTCGTGACCGCACCGCCCCGCCCCCGACTCCACCACCACGAACTCGAGAACCTCCACCTGCTCCGCGGCGAACGACACCGGGACGCCCGCGCCCTGCTTGCCGCGCTGTACCCCCTGGGCAGCCGCGATCAGCAGCCCGAACTGCGCCGCGCCGCAGTGGCGTTGGCCCGGCGGATCCAGCGCGACCTGGACTCCGCGGCGGCCCTGCCCGCCGTACCGCCCGCGCCCGGGGACGAACTCCCCGAGGACATCCGCGCGTTGGCCGAGCAGTGGCGCACGGCACTCGGCGTCGAACGCGAGGCCCTGGCCCGGCTCTCCACCCTCGTCGGAGAACAACTCGCGGGCGAACGAGCCTGGTTGTCGCGGACCCTGGCCGACCCGGCGCTCCAGCTCGCGGCCACGATGTCCAGCGCCTCGCTGGCGGCCACCGCGCGGCGCTACGCCGCAGCCGCGGGAGCGCCCGACAAGCAGCTGCGCAAGCGCGAACCCCGGCTGCTGCGCACCGCCGCGCGCGCCCTGCACCGCACCAGCCCCTTCTCCCACTACACCGCCGTCGGCCTGGCCTGGGACGGGAGCCGACGCGGCGAACTGCCCCTGTCCGACGGCCCCCTCGACCTCGACCCCGCCACCGGCCTGGGCATCCGGCTGACCACCGACCTCGCCGCGCTCCACCGCCTGGTCCGCGCACGCCTGGCCGCGCTGGGCGGGGCCGAGCCGCTCACCGCCGCCTCCCTCACCGCCGACGACGGCACGACCGTCGCCTTCCAGCAGCCCGTGGACGACGCCGGCGGCCAGTCCCGGATCGTGGACGGCCGCAGCCGGACCGTCACCCTGCGCGCCACCCTCGCCGTCCGTGCCGTGCTCGGCGCACTCACCGCCGGCCCCCGCACGCGCGGGGAGCTGGCCGCACTGCTCAGCGGCGGCGACCCCGAGCGGACCCCGCGCGCGGCCGCCCTGGTCGACCAGCTCCTGGCCGCGGGCGCGCTGCGCCGGTGGGACCCGGTGGACCCCGACGACGCCGACCCCGTACGGGACGCCGCGCAGCGCCTGCGCGCCCTGGTGATCCCCGGCGGCGACGCACTGGCCGACGACCTGGCCGCCATCGCCGACGCCACCGACGCCCTGCACCCGCGCCACGGCTCCGGAGACCGGGCGGCCGCCGTCGAAGCCCTCGCGCAGGCGTGGAGCGCCGCCGGGGCGACCCCCGCCCGGCCCGCCTACGAGGACGTGTCGGCCGCCCGCCCGGTGGCCTTCCCCACCGCGGCATGGACCGAGGTCCAAGACGATCTGGCCGCGCTCACGGCCGTGGCCGACATCTTCGACAACACCCACATCGGGCACGCGATCCTGCACCGCTCCCTCGCCGCCGAGGTCGGCGTCGGAGGCCTCATCCCCTTCGCCGAACTCGCCCGGCGGCTCCCCGAGTTCCTGGCCGGGCAGTCGCTCGACCGGGACCGGCTCGTCGCCGAGGTCTGCGCCGGCTACCCCGCCGTCGCGAAGCTCGTGGAACTGCGCGCGCAGGCCGCCGCCGAACTCGCCGCCGCGGGCCGGGCCGGACAGCGCGAGGTCGTCTGGACCCCGGCCAGGCTGCGCCGCTGGGCCGAGTCCGTACCGCGCGAACTGCGGCGTGAACGCCAGGCGCTGGCCTACTTCGTCCAGCCCACCGGACAGAGCACCCGGCCCGACGGGACGCCCCGGATCGACGGGGCCGTGCTCAACGCCGTGCACGACGGCTACGCCCAGATGACCTCCCGGTTCCTCAGCGGATGGGGCGACGGAGTGGTCGCGGAGGTCCGGGCCCGGCTCGCCGAACTGCTGGGACCGGACGCGGTCGAGCTGCGCCCCGTGCACGGCTTCAACGCCAACGTCCACCCGCCGCTGCTGGACCGCTCGTTCACCACCACCGACCGGCCCCGCCCGGAGCTGCCGGGCGGGTCCGTACTCGATCCGGCGACCCTGTCCATCCGGGTCGGCGCCGACACCCTGAGCGCCGAGGACGCCGCCGGACGCCCCGTGCACCCCGCCTACTTCGGCTTCCTCGTGCCCTTCCTGCTCCCCGCACGCGACGCCGCCCTCTACATGCTCGGGCGCGGCCCGCTGGTCCGGATGGACCTCGGCGCGGACGTCGAGCGGGAGAGCGACCCGGCTGCGATCGTGCACCACCCGCGGGTGACGGCCGGCCGGGTCGTGGTGACCCGCCGGGCCTGGACCATGCCGGCCGGGGCGTTCCCCGTCCGCGGTCCCGGCGACGACGACACCACCGCCCTGCTCGCCATGGAGGCCTTCCGGCTGCGCCACGGCATCCCCGCCCGGGTCTTCGTCCGGGCCGAACCGCAGGCCGAGGGCGCCTGGCAGCAGTTCGTGGCCATGCGCACCAAGCCCGTACCGGTGGACCTCCGCTCGATGCTCGACCTGCGCTCGCTGCCCGCCTGGACGGCGGGAGCGGCCCGGATCCGGGTCACCGAGGCGCTGCCCGACACCGAGGACCGCCCCACCGACCTGCTGACCGGCGACCGCTGCACCGAGTACGTCCTGGAGACCGTCGTGGCCCCGGGACCGGCCCCCCGTGAGGACTCATGA
- a CDS encoding thiazolylpeptide-type bacteriocin — MSNNINAAAGIDFGGLDLEVLEVGEVRDAVQLPETGASSGSSSCDSHSTCGSTSTCCV, encoded by the coding sequence ATGTCGAACAACATCAACGCGGCCGCCGGCATCGACTTCGGCGGCCTGGACCTCGAGGTCCTGGAGGTCGGCGAGGTCCGCGACGCCGTGCAGCTCCCGGAGACCGGCGCCTCCTCCGGCAGCAGCAGCTGCGACTCGCACTCCACCTGCGGCTCCACCTCCACCTGCTGCGTCTGA
- a CDS encoding ABC transporter ATP-binding protein — translation METERRSTAPDENAGILAVDVRGLEVRYPGADTKAVAGVDFQVRPGEIVALLGPNGAGKSTLIGTLLDLIEPTAGSVRVFGSTPRGALEAGRVGAMLQTAGLAEQVSVKELISFVASLHRDPMPLAEVLAAASLEDIAGRRVEKLSGGQRQRVRFGLTLVGRPQLLILDEPTNEMDVASRQSFWAQVRAAAADGRSVLFSTHHMTEVEQAADRVVVIAGGRTIADETPQELRRRSGGSTVRFRSARPVPSAELLALPGVTGCSEEADGLKLTTVDPDATVRALVVQVPDASDLQVQAVDLEEAYLSVVASAGL, via the coding sequence ATGGAAACGGAACGCAGGAGTACGGCACCGGACGAAAACGCGGGAATTCTCGCGGTGGACGTGCGCGGCCTCGAGGTCCGTTATCCGGGTGCGGACACCAAGGCCGTGGCCGGTGTCGATTTCCAGGTGCGCCCCGGTGAGATCGTCGCGCTGCTCGGCCCGAACGGCGCGGGCAAGTCCACCCTGATCGGCACCCTGCTCGACCTGATCGAGCCGACCGCCGGCTCGGTCCGGGTGTTCGGCTCCACGCCCCGCGGCGCGCTGGAGGCGGGCCGCGTCGGCGCGATGCTGCAGACCGCGGGACTCGCCGAGCAGGTGTCGGTGAAGGAGCTGATCTCCTTCGTCGCCTCGCTGCACCGCGACCCGATGCCGCTGGCCGAGGTGCTCGCCGCCGCTTCGCTCGAGGACATTGCGGGCCGCCGGGTCGAGAAGCTCTCCGGTGGCCAGCGCCAGCGGGTGCGGTTCGGGCTGACCCTGGTCGGCCGGCCGCAGCTGCTGATCCTGGACGAGCCCACCAACGAGATGGACGTGGCCTCCCGTCAGTCGTTCTGGGCGCAGGTCCGGGCCGCAGCGGCGGACGGCCGCTCCGTCCTCTTCTCCACCCACCACATGACCGAGGTGGAACAGGCGGCGGACCGCGTCGTCGTCATCGCCGGCGGCCGCACGATCGCCGACGAGACCCCGCAGGAACTGCGCCGCCGCTCCGGCGGATCGACCGTCCGGTTCCGCTCCGCCCGCCCGGTCCCGTCCGCCGAACTGCTCGCCCTGCCCGGAGTGACCGGGTGCAGCGAGGAGGCCGACGGTCTGAAGCTGACCACCGTCGATCCCGACGCGACGGTCCGTGCCCTGGTGGTCCAGGTGCCGGACGCCTCCGATCTCCAGGTCCAGGCGGTGGACCTGGAGGAGGCCTACCTCTCCGTGGTGGCCTCGGCCGGCCTCTGA
- a CDS encoding ABC transporter permease, producing the protein MVSYLLFEVRRTLRNPRFLVMTLLMPVMMNIVFVQLNKGRIGDGSAAEFASNYMMNMAAFATVSACLSTAGHRLSQERGSGWFQQLTLTPLTSAQVVLGKLLSAVSVGVPAVIAVFVTSALVNGVHLPPARWALALAVVAVGSFAFSALGVVIGLLTSGETSYAASMIALMFFALLGGLWLPTEILPAWVAKLTTLTPSFQIADSGRTLIAGGMPGWQTPVVFAAWTAAFGALALAAFRRAARKR; encoded by the coding sequence ATGGTTTCCTACCTGCTCTTCGAGGTGCGCCGCACCCTGCGCAACCCCCGGTTCCTCGTGATGACCCTGCTGATGCCGGTCATGATGAACATCGTCTTCGTCCAGCTCAACAAGGGCCGCATCGGCGACGGTTCGGCGGCCGAGTTCGCCTCGAACTACATGATGAACATGGCGGCCTTCGCGACGGTCTCCGCCTGCCTCTCGACCGCCGGCCACCGGCTCTCCCAGGAGCGCGGCAGCGGCTGGTTCCAGCAGCTGACGCTGACTCCGCTGACCTCCGCGCAAGTGGTGCTCGGCAAGCTGCTCTCGGCGGTCTCGGTCGGCGTCCCGGCCGTCATCGCGGTGTTCGTGACCAGCGCACTGGTCAACGGAGTGCACCTGCCGCCGGCCCGCTGGGCGCTGGCCCTCGCCGTCGTGGCCGTCGGATCCTTCGCCTTCAGCGCGCTGGGCGTGGTGATCGGACTGCTGACCAGCGGAGAGACCTCGTACGCGGCCAGCATGATCGCGCTGATGTTCTTTGCCCTGCTCGGCGGCCTGTGGCTGCCCACCGAGATCCTGCCCGCCTGGGTCGCGAAGCTGACCACGCTCACGCCCTCCTTCCAGATCGCCGACTCGGGGCGGACCCTGATCGCCGGCGGAATGCCCGGCTGGCAGACCCCGGTCGTCTTCGCCGCCTGGACCGCGGCGTTCGGGGCACTCGCGCTGGCAGCGTTCCGCCGGGCCGCCCGGAAGCGGTAA
- a CDS encoding sensor histidine kinase, translating to MAWYARWRRRPAPAADPVGDRLAALAGRLGPARERSAADPDRSAELAGLERELRLILHEVRFEAPGYRQVRLGAALDRTVATLRAVGIEVEVHVHTEPEPEPESESAGGQAVRVLLDSLAPRVSDALGWVLRECTANILRHSTADRVRITVGVTPGAVRLAIANNGAPRARPEAPVGHGPGSGLPSMLTQVSVLGGTLRTERSGTDFEVVAEAPTGPGPTGRGPTGFALATGFAPASGAPRREEDIR from the coding sequence GTGGCCTGGTACGCCCGGTGGCGCCGCCGGCCGGCCCCGGCGGCCGATCCGGTGGGGGACCGGCTCGCCGCCCTGGCGGGCCGTCTCGGACCCGCCCGGGAGCGGTCCGCCGCGGATCCGGACCGCAGCGCGGAGTTAGCGGGGCTGGAGCGGGAGCTGCGGCTGATCCTGCACGAGGTCCGCTTCGAGGCCCCCGGCTACCGCCAGGTCCGCCTCGGGGCGGCGCTCGACCGCACGGTCGCCACGCTGCGCGCGGTGGGGATCGAAGTCGAAGTCCACGTCCACACGGAGCCGGAGCCGGAGCCGGAATCGGAGTCGGCCGGCGGACAGGCCGTACGGGTCCTCCTGGACTCCCTGGCGCCCCGCGTGTCCGACGCGCTGGGATGGGTGCTGCGCGAGTGCACCGCCAACATCCTGCGGCACAGCACGGCCGACCGGGTGCGGATCACGGTGGGCGTCACCCCCGGCGCCGTCCGGCTGGCGATCGCCAACAACGGGGCTCCGCGGGCCCGCCCGGAGGCACCGGTCGGCCACGGCCCGGGCAGCGGACTGCCCAGTATGCTGACCCAGGTGTCGGTGCTGGGCGGGACGCTCCGGACCGAGCGCTCCGGCACGGACTTCGAGGTCGTCGCCGAGGCGCCCACCGGCCCCGGGCCCACCGGCCGCGGACCCACCGGCTTCGCCCTGGCCACCGGCTTCGCCCCGGCCTCGGGGGCGCCCCGACGAGAGGAAGACATTCGGTGA